The Chiroxiphia lanceolata isolate bChiLan1 chromosome 12, bChiLan1.pri, whole genome shotgun sequence genome window below encodes:
- the ANXA2 gene encoding annexin A2 isoform X1 yields MSTVHEILSKLSLEGDHSLPPSAYATVKAYSNFDADRDAAALETAIKTKGVDEVTIINILTNRSNEQRQDIAFAYQRRTKKELSAALKSALSGHLEAVILGLLKTPAQYDASELKAAMKGLGTDEDTLIEIICSRTNQELSEINRVYREMYKTELEKDIISDTSGDFRKLMVALAKGKRCEDTSVIDYELIDQDARDLYDAGVKRKGTDVPKWINIMTERSVPHLQKVFDRYKSYSPYDMLESIKKEVKGDLENAFLNLVQCIQNKQLYFADRLYDSMKGKGTRDKVLIRIMVSRCEVDMLKIKSEFKRKYGKSLYYSSSKTQRGITRGHC; encoded by the exons catTCTCTCCCACCAAGTGCTTATGCCACAGTGAAGGCCTACTCCAACTTCGATGCCGACCGGGACGCGGCGGCGCTGGAGACGGCCATCAAGACCAAAg GTGTGGACGAGGTGACCATCATCAACATCCTGACCAACCGCAGCAACGAGCAGAGGCAGGACATTGCTTTTGCCTATCAGAGGAGAACCAAAAAG GAACTTTCTGCAGCACTCAAGTCTGCTCTGTCAGGTCATTTGGAGGCAGTGATCCTGGGCTTGCTGAAGACACCAGCACAGTACGATGCCTCTGAGTTGAAAGCTGCCATGAAG GGCCTGGGAACTGATGAAGACACACTCATTGAGATCATCTGCTCCCGAACAAATCAGGAGCTCAGTGAGATTAACAGAGTCTACAGGGAAA TGTACaagacagagctggaaaaggacaTCATATCAGACACATCTGGTGACTTCCGCAAGCTCATGGTTGCCCTGGCCAAG GGCAAAAGGTGTGAAGATACCTCTGTGATTGATTATGAGCTGATTGACCAAGATGCCAGG GACCTCTATGATGCTGGTGTGAAGAGAAAGGGAACTGATGTTCCCAAGTGGATCAACATTATGACTGAAAGAAGTGTCCCCCACCTGCAAAAAG TGTTTGACAGGTACAAGAGCTACAGCCCCTATGATATGTTGGAGAGCATCAAGAAGGAGGTCAAGGGAGATTTGGAGAATGCCTTTCTTAATCTTG TCCAGTGCATTCAGAACAAGCAGCTGTATTTTGCAGACAGACTGTATGATTCCATGAAG ggcaAGGGAACCCGTGACAAGGTGCTGATCAGGATCATGGTCTCCCGCTGCGAGGTTGACATGCTGAAAATTAAGAGTGAATTCAAGAGGAAATATGGAAAATCTCTCTATTATTCATCCAG CAAGACACAAAGGGGGATTACCAGAGGGCACTGCTGA
- the ANXA2 gene encoding annexin A2 isoform X2, with product MSTVHEILSKLSLEGDHSLPPSAYATVKAYSNFDADRDAAALETAIKTKGVDEVTIINILTNRSNEQRQDIAFAYQRRTKKELSAALKSALSGHLEAVILGLLKTPAQYDASELKAAMKGLGTDEDTLIEIICSRTNQELSEINRVYREMYKTELEKDIISDTSGDFRKLMVALAKGKRCEDTSVIDYELIDQDARDLYDAGVKRKGTDVPKWINIMTERSVPHLQKVFDRYKSYSPYDMLESIKKEVKGDLENAFLNLVQCIQNKQLYFADRLYDSMKGKGTRDKVLIRIMVSRCEVDMLKIKSEFKRKYGKSLYYSSRQQDTKGDYQRALLNLCGGED from the exons catTCTCTCCCACCAAGTGCTTATGCCACAGTGAAGGCCTACTCCAACTTCGATGCCGACCGGGACGCGGCGGCGCTGGAGACGGCCATCAAGACCAAAg GTGTGGACGAGGTGACCATCATCAACATCCTGACCAACCGCAGCAACGAGCAGAGGCAGGACATTGCTTTTGCCTATCAGAGGAGAACCAAAAAG GAACTTTCTGCAGCACTCAAGTCTGCTCTGTCAGGTCATTTGGAGGCAGTGATCCTGGGCTTGCTGAAGACACCAGCACAGTACGATGCCTCTGAGTTGAAAGCTGCCATGAAG GGCCTGGGAACTGATGAAGACACACTCATTGAGATCATCTGCTCCCGAACAAATCAGGAGCTCAGTGAGATTAACAGAGTCTACAGGGAAA TGTACaagacagagctggaaaaggacaTCATATCAGACACATCTGGTGACTTCCGCAAGCTCATGGTTGCCCTGGCCAAG GGCAAAAGGTGTGAAGATACCTCTGTGATTGATTATGAGCTGATTGACCAAGATGCCAGG GACCTCTATGATGCTGGTGTGAAGAGAAAGGGAACTGATGTTCCCAAGTGGATCAACATTATGACTGAAAGAAGTGTCCCCCACCTGCAAAAAG TGTTTGACAGGTACAAGAGCTACAGCCCCTATGATATGTTGGAGAGCATCAAGAAGGAGGTCAAGGGAGATTTGGAGAATGCCTTTCTTAATCTTG TCCAGTGCATTCAGAACAAGCAGCTGTATTTTGCAGACAGACTGTATGATTCCATGAAG ggcaAGGGAACCCGTGACAAGGTGCTGATCAGGATCATGGTCTCCCGCTGCGAGGTTGACATGCTGAAAATTAAGAGTGAATTCAAGAGGAAATATGGAAAATCTCTCTATTATTCATCCAGGCAA CAAGACACAAAGGGGGATTACCAGAGGGCACTGCTGAACCTGTGTGGTGGAGAGGACTGA